Proteins encoded together in one Halothermothrix orenii H 168 window:
- a CDS encoding exodeoxyribonuclease VII small subunit produces the protein MAEESKEKELNFEKALKRLEEIVDCLETGGLSLDKSLERFSEGVKLVNYCNQELNKAEEKIEKVLKEGGTFTRSVSFEDGGSNN, from the coding sequence ATGGCTGAAGAAAGTAAGGAAAAAGAGTTGAATTTTGAAAAGGCCCTGAAAAGGCTTGAAGAGATAGTAGATTGTCTGGAGACAGGTGGTTTAAGCCTTGATAAATCATTGGAAAGGTTTTCAGAAGGGGTTAAGCTTGTTAATTATTGTAATCAGGAACTTAATAAGGCCGAAGAGAAAATAGAAAAGGTATTAAAAGAAGGTGGTACCTTTACCAGAAGTGTTAGCTTTGAGGATGGGGGGAGTAATAATTGA
- a CDS encoding NAD(+)/NADH kinase: MLTVGVVLNTDKKEGFNIVCSFLNMLEKRGLNYRVESQTARALGFDRNSCPLTRMKELVDLVFIFGGDGTLLHTAHHFIGADIPLLGVNLGRLGFLAEVEGNELSKALEFILEENYKIEKRMLLEAKVYSDGEEVYRSYALNDVVINRGARSRMVSIQLYINHQAVTSYRADGLIIATTTGSTAYSLSAGGPIVNPKLKAMVVTPICPHTLYIRPMVVSEEEKLKVTVEGQDAMMFTADGQYNYPLSTGDEILISASNKEIKMVKLPDRNFYSILHQKMKVGLV; encoded by the coding sequence ATTTTAACAGTAGGGGTTGTCCTTAATACCGATAAAAAAGAGGGATTTAATATAGTTTGTTCGTTTTTAAACATGTTGGAAAAAAGGGGATTAAATTATCGTGTTGAAAGCCAGACTGCCAGAGCTCTAGGGTTTGATAGGAATAGCTGTCCCCTGACCAGAATGAAGGAATTGGTTGATTTAGTTTTTATATTTGGAGGAGATGGTACCCTGCTTCATACAGCCCATCATTTTATCGGTGCTGATATACCTCTGTTAGGTGTAAACCTGGGAAGGCTTGGCTTTTTAGCTGAGGTTGAGGGCAATGAATTAAGCAAAGCTCTTGAGTTTATACTAGAAGAAAACTATAAAATAGAAAAAAGAATGTTACTGGAAGCTAAAGTATATAGTGATGGGGAGGAGGTATACCGGAGCTATGCCCTTAACGATGTAGTTATAAACAGGGGTGCCAGGTCAAGGATGGTCAGTATCCAGCTCTATATTAATCACCAGGCTGTGACATCATACCGGGCAGATGGTTTAATTATTGCAACCACTACAGGATCGACTGCTTATTCTCTTTCGGCCGGGGGGCCTATCGTTAATCCTAAATTAAAAGCGATGGTAGTTACCCCTATTTGTCCCCATACGCTATATATAAGGCCTATGGTTGTTTCTGAAGAAGAAAAATTGAAAGTAACTGTTGAAGGACAGGATGCTATGATGTTTACAGCTGATGGGCAGTATAATTATCCTTTATCAACAGGAGATGAAATCTTAATCTCTGCTTCCAATAAAGAAATTAAGATGGTAAAGTTGCCAGACAGGAATTTTTATTCAATACTTCATCAGAAGATGAAAGTGGGGTTAGTTTAA
- the spoIVB gene encoding SpoIVB peptidase: protein MILLKRKIGLGIFFGLILIISLFYFFSINTLPSSLSIIKGNESTFNINFPFSLHIQKSGRGIGLKINGQVLGQKEFRIKENQLQVKGDKVGSTSLNVRLFGIIPLRTINVNVLPDVKVYPGGQAIGVLLRSKGVMVVGKSFVEGKDGRKYYPAVQSGIEVGDTILKINGIEVYDKVKLASLIQKMAPGGKLTLEIKKKDGRIKKIPVNPVKNKQGKYMIGLYVDDGVAGVGTLTFFDPKSGEYGALGHVITETNSQVKIDIRQGKIIEARISGINTGKRGLPGEKLGTFFQTKQILGEIRKNTQYGIYGKLNRLPENPYFNEPIPVLPASQVQEGQAKIYTVIKGGKIEEFDVSIDRVYHQSHPGAKGMIIRITDPQLKKATGGIIQGMSGSPIVQNNKLVGAITHVFVNDPTRGYGVFAEWMVLQTGLYDKARAVQ, encoded by the coding sequence GTGATATTATTGAAAAGAAAAATTGGTTTAGGTATTTTTTTTGGTCTTATTTTAATCATATCTTTATTTTATTTTTTTTCTATTAATACTTTACCTTCTTCTTTATCTATAATAAAAGGTAATGAGTCAACCTTTAATATTAATTTTCCTTTCAGTTTGCATATTCAAAAAAGTGGTCGAGGTATTGGATTGAAAATTAATGGTCAGGTACTGGGACAGAAGGAGTTCAGGATAAAAGAAAATCAGCTTCAGGTTAAAGGAGACAAGGTTGGGTCAACTTCACTTAATGTAAGGCTTTTTGGAATTATCCCTTTAAGAACTATTAATGTAAATGTTTTACCTGATGTCAAGGTATATCCTGGAGGACAGGCTATTGGAGTTTTATTAAGAAGTAAAGGTGTAATGGTTGTTGGTAAATCTTTTGTCGAGGGAAAGGATGGTCGCAAATATTATCCTGCAGTCCAGAGTGGTATAGAAGTTGGAGATACTATCTTAAAAATTAACGGGATTGAAGTTTATGATAAAGTAAAATTGGCTTCATTAATTCAAAAAATGGCTCCAGGGGGGAAGCTAACCCTGGAAATCAAAAAAAAGGATGGACGAATAAAAAAGATACCAGTGAATCCTGTTAAAAACAAACAGGGAAAGTATATGATAGGTTTATATGTTGATGATGGAGTTGCCGGTGTAGGCACCCTGACATTTTTTGATCCGAAATCAGGGGAATATGGAGCTTTAGGACATGTTATTACTGAAACCAACAGTCAGGTCAAAATTGATATCCGACAGGGTAAAATTATTGAAGCCAGGATTTCTGGCATAAATACAGGAAAAAGGGGTTTGCCTGGAGAAAAACTGGGTACCTTTTTTCAAACAAAACAGATACTTGGAGAGATCAGAAAAAACACACAGTATGGAATATACGGGAAGTTAAATAGATTACCGGAAAACCCATATTTTAATGAACCTATTCCGGTTCTTCCTGCCTCCCAGGTACAGGAGGGTCAGGCCAAGATTTATACTGTTATTAAAGGTGGTAAAATTGAAGAATTTGATGTAAGTATAGACAGGGTATACCATCAATCTCACCCTGGTGCAAAAGGAATGATAATAAGGATTACTGATCCTCAACTAAAAAAAGCAACCGGGGGTATAATCCAGGGAATGAGTGGTAGTCCAATCGTACAGAATAATAAGCTGGTGGGGGCAATCACCCATGTGTTTGTAAATGACCCAACCCGGGGTTACGGTGTTTTTGCAGAATGGATGGTATTACAGACAGGGTTATATGATAAAGCCAGAGCCGTTCAATAG
- the recN gene encoding DNA repair protein RecN, whose amino-acid sequence MLVEFRVKNFILIDRLELEFGRGLNVLTGETGAGKSMIIGALEVLLGARATSDLIRRGQDRAIIEAVFEPDNMGEVNNFLKESGFEIEPSYLIISREINRNGRNRNRINGQLATAGMVKKLGGFLIDIHGQHEHQSLLDRKLHIDILDGFIDQKGIELKRNINKLYNKIKDIDTRLKDMKIDDAEKAREIDLLEFQINEIEEAGLKKNEIEELYNEYRVLNNMEEIFTKTGTIYNELSGDEYNTGLLDRLGNYMKDLESLEKFDNDLKNILESFRDVFYQLEDVTFRIRDYHENLEFNQNRLDTIEERIDLINHLQRKYGETVEEILDYKDRMKNKLDTLKKQDKLIEKLKHEKEELKQKYYKISRELSKIRKKQANNIQKKIESELSDLAMKDAIFKVSFEECEPRKNGIDDIEFLIATNPGSELKPLSRIASGGELSRIMLALKTIMADIDQVYTLVFDEVDSGVGGKTAQMMAEKLARISKNRQVLCITHLPQIASMADNHYFITKEVIDNNTFTRVLQLDYEGRRKELARMLGGVETTETTIKHADEMLNMARQKKDKLSG is encoded by the coding sequence ATGCTGGTAGAGTTTCGGGTTAAAAATTTTATTCTTATTGATAGACTTGAACTGGAATTTGGTAGGGGATTAAATGTCCTGACCGGGGAAACCGGAGCCGGTAAATCTATGATTATCGGTGCCCTTGAAGTTCTACTCGGGGCCCGGGCTACCAGTGATTTAATACGTCGGGGACAGGACCGGGCTATTATTGAAGCTGTCTTTGAGCCAGATAATATGGGTGAAGTTAACAACTTTCTAAAAGAATCGGGTTTTGAAATTGAGCCTTCTTATTTGATTATATCAAGAGAGATTAACCGAAATGGCCGTAATCGAAACCGGATAAATGGTCAGCTGGCTACTGCAGGAATGGTCAAAAAACTTGGGGGATTTCTAATTGATATTCACGGCCAACATGAACACCAGTCCCTGCTGGACAGGAAACTTCATATCGATATTCTCGATGGTTTTATTGATCAAAAAGGTATTGAACTTAAACGTAATATAAATAAATTGTATAACAAAATAAAGGACATAGATACCAGGTTAAAAGATATGAAAATTGATGATGCGGAAAAAGCACGGGAAATCGACCTTCTTGAGTTTCAAATTAATGAAATTGAAGAAGCCGGACTCAAAAAAAATGAAATAGAAGAACTATATAACGAATACCGGGTTTTAAATAACATGGAAGAAATTTTTACTAAAACCGGAACAATATATAATGAGCTTTCCGGTGATGAATATAATACGGGGCTTCTGGACAGGTTAGGAAATTATATGAAAGACCTGGAATCATTAGAGAAGTTTGATAATGATTTAAAAAATATTCTGGAGAGTTTCAGGGATGTCTTTTATCAGTTAGAAGATGTAACTTTTCGAATTCGTGATTACCATGAGAATCTTGAATTTAATCAGAATAGACTGGATACAATAGAAGAAAGAATAGATTTAATAAACCATCTCCAGAGAAAATATGGAGAAACAGTAGAAGAAATTCTGGACTATAAAGACAGGATGAAGAATAAGCTAGATACCTTAAAGAAACAGGATAAGCTTATTGAAAAATTGAAACATGAGAAAGAAGAATTAAAACAAAAATACTATAAAATCTCCAGGGAATTATCTAAAATAAGGAAAAAACAGGCAAATAATATTCAAAAAAAGATTGAAAGTGAACTGTCTGACCTCGCCATGAAAGACGCCATTTTTAAAGTTAGTTTTGAGGAATGTGAACCCCGGAAAAATGGTATTGACGATATTGAATTTTTAATAGCGACAAATCCTGGTTCAGAATTAAAACCCCTTTCCAGGATTGCTTCCGGAGGAGAATTATCCAGGATAATGCTTGCCCTCAAGACTATTATGGCTGATATTGACCAGGTTTATACTCTGGTTTTTGATGAGGTAGATAGTGGGGTTGGAGGAAAAACAGCCCAGATGATGGCTGAAAAGCTGGCTCGAATCAGTAAAAACAGACAGGTATTATGTATAACACATCTACCACAGATAGCCAGTATGGCCGACAATCATTACTTTATTACCAAAGAAGTTATTGATAATAATACCTTTACCAGGGTTCTTCAGCTTGATTACGAAGGAAGGAGAAAAGAACTGGCCAGAATGCTCGGTGGTGTTGAAACAACAGAAACTACCATAAAACATGCCGATGAAATGTTAAATATGGCCAGGCAAAAGAAAGATAAATTGAGTGGATAA
- the folD gene encoding bifunctional methylenetetrahydrofolate dehydrogenase/methenyltetrahydrofolate cyclohydrolase FolD, translating to MGKIIDGKKIASEIRNELKEEVKKFTEEGRPPGLSVVLVGDDPASRTYVRMKEKVAKEIGIYSKVDYLSRQTTQDELLDIVDKLNNDEKIDGILVQLPLPDHIDEKAVIEAISPFKDVDGFHPINTGKLFSGMTGQRFEACTPLGIIELLDREGIEIDGKKAVVVGRSNIVGKPVAHLLLERHATVTVCHSHTADLGIETRQADILVVAAGRPKLVKGEMVKEGAAVIDVGTNRVDGHLVGDVDFEAARQRAGYITPVPGGVGPMTIAMLMKNTVKARKYHGV from the coding sequence GTGGGTAAGATTATTGATGGGAAGAAAATTGCCAGTGAGATCAGGAATGAATTGAAGGAAGAAGTAAAAAAATTTACTGAAGAGGGGCGCCCTCCAGGACTGTCAGTAGTTCTGGTTGGAGATGATCCTGCGTCCCGGACCTATGTCAGAATGAAAGAGAAGGTGGCCAAAGAAATTGGTATATATTCAAAAGTGGATTACCTCTCCAGGCAGACAACTCAGGATGAGTTGCTTGATATTGTCGACAAATTAAATAATGATGAAAAAATTGATGGTATACTGGTTCAGTTACCTTTACCTGATCATATCGATGAAAAAGCTGTGATAGAAGCTATTAGTCCTTTTAAAGATGTGGACGGTTTTCATCCTATAAATACAGGAAAACTATTTAGTGGGATGACCGGGCAGCGGTTTGAGGCCTGTACCCCCCTCGGTATTATTGAGCTACTTGACAGGGAAGGAATAGAAATAGATGGGAAAAAGGCAGTTGTAGTAGGAAGGAGTAATATTGTAGGTAAACCGGTGGCCCATTTATTACTGGAAAGACATGCTACTGTTACAGTTTGCCATTCCCATACCGCAGATCTGGGTATTGAAACCAGACAGGCAGATATACTGGTAGTTGCAGCCGGTCGTCCCAAACTTGTCAAGGGCGAAATGGTCAAGGAGGGTGCTGCTGTAATTGATGTGGGGACCAACCGGGTTGATGGTCATCTGGTCGGGGATGTTGATTTTGAAGCAGCCCGCCAGAGGGCTGGTTACATAACTCCGGTGCCCGGAGGAGTAGGTCCGATGACCATAGCCATGCTTATGAAAAATACTGTTAAAGCCAGGAAGTATCATGGAGTCTAA
- the argR gene encoding arginine repressor: MKSKRHLKILNIIKNEDISTQEELVERLHESGIDVTQATVSRDIKRLGLIKVPDGKGGYKYSLPNEKTYGDIISWLKKMFQDFVIDMDFSENIIVVQTMPGTAEGLGSAIDNAEIEGVIGTVAGDDTIMIVTKPIEKTPEIFNKLQDLLI, translated from the coding sequence ATGAAGAGTAAAAGGCATTTGAAGATCTTAAACATCATAAAAAATGAGGATATAAGTACCCAGGAAGAACTGGTGGAACGTCTTCATGAATCTGGTATTGATGTTACTCAGGCTACTGTCTCTCGTGATATTAAAAGACTGGGTTTGATAAAAGTGCCCGATGGTAAGGGTGGTTACAAATATTCTCTTCCCAATGAAAAGACCTATGGTGATATTATAAGCTGGTTGAAAAAGATGTTTCAGGATTTTGTTATTGATATGGACTTTAGTGAAAATATCATAGTTGTTCAGACTATGCCGGGTACAGCAGAAGGGCTGGGCTCTGCAATAGATAATGCTGAGATTGAAGGGGTTATAGGTACTGTTGCCGGTGATGATACTATTATGATAGTGACCAAACCCATTGAGAAGACTCCTGAAATCTTCAATAAACTTCAGGATTTACTGATATAG
- the dxs gene encoding 1-deoxy-D-xylulose-5-phosphate synthase: protein MGNIFDKVNSPEDLKSLNIEDLNSLAQEVRKFIIETVADTGGHLASNLGVVELTLALHYHLNSPKDKIIWDVGHQSYTHKILTGRKKKFHTIRQYKGLSGFPKYSESIHDVIETGHSSTSISAALGLALARDLKNRNDRIYAVIGDGALTGGMAFEALNHAGHLGTDIKVVLNDNAMSISKNVGALSHYLSRIRTDPTLSKFKDDVEVLLSRIPKIGNTVSRSVERVKDGLKYLFLSGVLFEEMGFTYMGPLDGHNIQELITNFKNADNIKGPVLIHVNTKKGKGYKPAESQPSKFHGVSPFKIDNGESKRKKSNFTYSQVFGQTMVKLGNKDKKIVGITAAMPEGTGLSYFKKEFPDRFFDVGIAEQHAVTLATGMARAGMKPVVAIYSTFLQRAYDQVIHDACIQNLPVTFAIDRAGIVGADGETHHGLFDLSFLRAIPNIIIMAPKNENELQHMIYTAINNDQPVAIRYPRGEGYGVELDNDFSTIPIGKGELLCDGKDVLIIAVGSRVYPAMEAARVLSQQGIKAAVINARFIKPLDKNLILNKINECKKVITVEEHALKGGFGSAILEFINENDLRGIKVKRLGLPDRFLPHGPTGHLQTIYHIDKNAIIESALKLVDERVELGLWPGKNA from the coding sequence ATGGGCAATATATTTGATAAAGTTAATTCCCCTGAGGATTTGAAATCCTTAAATATTGAGGACCTCAACAGTCTTGCCCAGGAAGTTAGAAAGTTTATTATTGAAACAGTGGCAGATACAGGGGGCCATCTTGCTTCCAACCTTGGTGTTGTTGAACTGACGCTGGCTCTGCATTATCATTTGAACAGTCCCAAGGATAAAATAATCTGGGATGTCGGTCACCAGTCTTATACCCATAAAATACTGACCGGTCGCAAAAAAAAATTTCATACTATAAGACAGTATAAGGGACTAAGTGGTTTTCCAAAGTATAGTGAAAGTATTCATGACGTTATAGAGACAGGTCATAGTAGCACATCGATATCTGCAGCCCTGGGTCTGGCCCTGGCCAGGGATTTAAAGAACAGAAATGACAGGATATATGCAGTAATTGGTGATGGTGCTCTGACGGGTGGAATGGCCTTTGAAGCCCTCAACCATGCCGGGCACCTGGGAACGGATATTAAGGTTGTATTGAATGATAATGCAATGTCTATATCTAAAAATGTAGGTGCCCTTTCTCATTATTTATCCCGGATTAGAACAGATCCGACTCTGAGTAAATTTAAAGATGATGTTGAGGTTTTATTGAGCCGCATTCCTAAAATTGGTAATACTGTTTCCCGGAGTGTGGAAAGAGTAAAGGATGGATTAAAGTATTTATTCCTATCCGGGGTGCTCTTTGAGGAAATGGGCTTTACTTATATGGGGCCCCTTGATGGCCATAATATACAGGAATTAATTACAAACTTCAAGAATGCAGACAACATTAAGGGACCGGTTTTAATACATGTTAATACCAAAAAAGGTAAAGGGTATAAACCTGCTGAAAGTCAGCCAAGTAAGTTTCATGGGGTAAGCCCTTTCAAAATTGATAATGGTGAAAGTAAGCGGAAAAAAAGTAATTTCACCTATAGTCAGGTATTTGGACAGACCATGGTTAAACTGGGTAATAAAGATAAAAAAATAGTTGGCATTACTGCAGCTATGCCTGAAGGAACGGGTTTAAGTTACTTCAAAAAAGAATTTCCTGATAGATTTTTTGATGTTGGCATCGCTGAACAGCATGCGGTGACCCTGGCCACTGGAATGGCCCGGGCGGGTATGAAACCGGTTGTGGCCATATATTCTACCTTTTTGCAAAGGGCATATGATCAGGTTATACATGATGCCTGTATTCAAAATTTACCTGTTACTTTTGCCATTGACAGGGCGGGAATAGTTGGTGCTGATGGGGAAACCCACCATGGCCTGTTTGATTTATCATTTCTTAGAGCAATTCCAAATATTATAATTATGGCTCCGAAAAATGAAAATGAACTACAGCATATGATCTATACAGCTATAAATAATGACCAACCGGTAGCTATCAGATATCCACGGGGTGAAGGCTATGGAGTAGAACTTGATAATGATTTTTCAACTATACCGATTGGCAAAGGTGAGCTCCTATGTGATGGAAAAGATGTTTTAATTATTGCAGTAGGCTCACGGGTTTATCCGGCTATGGAAGCAGCCAGAGTGTTGAGCCAACAGGGAATAAAGGCAGCTGTTATAAACGCCAGATTTATAAAACCTCTGGATAAAAATTTAATATTAAACAAAATAAATGAATGTAAAAAGGTTATTACAGTCGAAGAGCATGCTTTAAAAGGAGGATTTGGTTCAGCCATCCTTGAATTTATTAATGAAAATGACCTGAGAGGAATAAAGGTCAAGAGATTGGGATTGCCTGACCGCTTTTTGCCCCATGGACCTACCGGCCATCTCCAGACAATTTATCATATAGACAAAAATGCGATTATAGAATCTGCCTTAAAGTTAGTTGACGAAAGGGTGGAATTAGGTCTATGGCCCGGAAAAAACGCCTAG
- a CDS encoding TlyA family RNA methyltransferase: protein MARKKRLDILLTDKGFFETRSRAKRAIMAGDVLVNGQLETKAGTRVSEDVKIRVKNKIPYVSRGGLKLEKALNNFDINVDGKEAIDIGASTGGFTDCLLQHGARKVYAIDVGYGQLAWKLRQDNRVEVLERTNFRYLTPEDLPVKVPIIVSDVSFISLRLIIPPALKFLTENGDIICLIKPQFEAGPDRVGKNGVVKEKKVHRQVLKEMFDFFIGQGLSIVNLDYSPITGASSKNIEFLVQLKKTVDTDFDSNYWDKRINKVISQAHKRLGG, encoded by the coding sequence ATGGCCCGGAAAAAACGCCTAGATATTTTATTAACAGATAAGGGTTTTTTTGAAACAAGAAGCCGGGCTAAAAGGGCAATAATGGCCGGAGATGTATTGGTTAATGGTCAGCTGGAAACAAAGGCTGGAACCAGGGTTAGTGAAGATGTTAAAATCAGAGTTAAAAATAAAATTCCCTATGTAAGTCGTGGCGGATTGAAACTCGAGAAAGCCCTTAATAACTTTGATATTAATGTTGATGGGAAAGAAGCTATTGATATCGGGGCTTCAACCGGAGGGTTTACTGATTGCCTTCTCCAGCATGGAGCCCGGAAGGTTTATGCTATAGATGTTGGATACGGTCAGCTGGCCTGGAAGTTAAGGCAGGATAACAGGGTCGAAGTTCTAGAGCGGACTAATTTTAGATATCTTACACCTGAAGATTTACCTGTTAAAGTACCCATAATAGTCAGTGATGTATCGTTTATTTCATTGAGGTTGATTATTCCACCTGCCCTGAAGTTTTTAACTGAAAACGGGGATATAATCTGTTTGATTAAACCCCAGTTTGAGGCAGGTCCTGATAGAGTTGGGAAAAATGGTGTAGTTAAAGAAAAAAAGGTCCACCGTCAGGTTCTTAAAGAGATGTTTGATTTTTTTATTGGTCAGGGACTGTCAATTGTTAACCTGGACTATTCTCCAATTACCGGGGCTTCCAGTAAAAATATTGAGTTTTTAGTCCAGTTAAAAAAAACGGTTGATACCGATTTTGACAGTAATTACTGGGATAAACGAATCAATAAAGTAATATCGCAGGCCCATAAGAGGTTAGGGGGTTGA
- a CDS encoding polyprenyl synthetase family protein: MNIKEILTQYTSEVNSVLKEIMNIEKNALAPGLVKAMKYSLFSGGKRLRPILTLMVAEMLDGDRDSALRVGASIELVHTYSLIHDDLPSMDDDDFRRGKPSNHKVFGTATAILAGDALLTFAFNILSKLNLPPDKVLKIIEVISQGAGHNGMVGGQVLDLEAEDKEISLEELKKIHSGKTGALFKSSILAGAYCANPDRTELTALERYARYLGLTFQIVDDILDVTGNEEVLGKRVGRDDELNKATYPRLLGLKQAVKEAEFNAEKARDSLGPFGERAFLLKQLVDYILVRQS, encoded by the coding sequence GTGAATATAAAAGAAATTTTGACTCAATACACCAGTGAAGTCAACAGTGTTTTGAAGGAAATAATGAATATTGAGAAAAATGCCCTGGCTCCCGGGCTGGTTAAGGCTATGAAATATAGCCTGTTTTCTGGGGGAAAAAGGCTACGCCCGATTTTAACCCTGATGGTGGCTGAGATGTTAGATGGAGATCGTGATAGTGCTTTGCGGGTCGGGGCTTCAATAGAGCTGGTTCATACTTATTCCCTTATTCATGATGATTTACCCAGTATGGATGATGATGATTTTCGACGGGGGAAACCATCAAACCATAAAGTGTTTGGCACGGCAACAGCAATACTGGCCGGGGATGCCCTCTTAACATTTGCTTTTAATATATTATCTAAACTTAATTTGCCTCCGGATAAAGTGTTGAAAATTATTGAAGTTATCAGTCAAGGGGCTGGTCATAACGGCATGGTTGGGGGACAGGTACTTGACCTGGAAGCAGAAGATAAAGAAATTTCCCTTGAAGAGCTAAAGAAAATTCATTCCGGTAAAACGGGAGCTCTTTTTAAAAGCTCTATTTTAGCGGGAGCTTATTGTGCTAATCCTGACCGGACAGAACTTACTGCATTAGAGAGATATGCCAGATACCTGGGGTTGACATTTCAAATAGTTGATGATATTCTTGACGTTACCGGTAATGAGGAAGTACTGGGAAAACGGGTTGGCCGTGATGATGAACTTAATAAAGCTACCTATCCCCGTTTACTGGGATTGAAACAGGCTGTTAAAGAAGCTGAATTCAATGCTGAGAAGGCCCGTGATTCCCTTGGGCCTTTTGGTGAAAGAGCCTTTTTATTAAAGCAGCTAGTTGATTATATACTGGTAAGACAATCATGA
- the xseA gene encoding exodeoxyribonuclease VII large subunit has product MESKIYTVSEVTGRITELLTSDSVLNDLWITGEISNFHHHNSGHMYFTIKDERSCIKSIMFRGYNRKLKFEPEDGLKVNAHGYVGVYKPRGDYQFYVDHLEPAGKGALYLAFEQLKEKLEKEGLFNEDHKKEIPLLPRKIGVVTSPTGAAIRDILSVVKRRFKNVSVLIVPSLVQGKKAAREIVEGIEYLNSRDDIDVIIVSRGGGSIEELWSFNEEVVARAIYNSRIPVISGVGHETDFTIADFVADLRAPTPSAAAELAISNRIELEKHLVNLYTRLYNSVSYQIKSYRDRLNSLSLKKVLTRPEELFIQKIQYVDELSRRLDWAMEGRLKDAREKFRVLSGKLDSLSPLKTIERGYSITLKGSEPINSITQVDIGDVIRSRLSDGIILSQVKRTMKEGEQDG; this is encoded by the coding sequence ATGGAGTCTAAAATATACACTGTATCTGAAGTTACCGGTCGAATAACAGAATTATTAACTTCGGATTCTGTTTTAAATGACCTCTGGATAACCGGGGAAATATCAAATTTCCATCATCACAACTCCGGACATATGTATTTTACAATAAAGGATGAAAGGTCCTGTATTAAATCAATTATGTTCAGGGGGTATAACCGTAAGCTTAAATTTGAGCCAGAAGACGGGTTGAAGGTTAACGCCCATGGCTATGTCGGTGTCTACAAACCCCGTGGTGATTACCAGTTTTATGTAGACCATCTCGAGCCTGCCGGAAAAGGAGCCCTTTACCTTGCTTTTGAGCAGTTAAAGGAAAAACTTGAAAAAGAAGGTTTATTTAACGAAGATCATAAAAAAGAAATTCCCCTGTTGCCGCGAAAAATAGGGGTTGTTACTTCGCCAACCGGGGCAGCTATCAGGGATATATTATCAGTGGTTAAACGGAGATTTAAAAATGTTTCGGTTTTAATAGTGCCTTCTCTGGTTCAGGGTAAAAAGGCAGCCAGGGAAATTGTTGAGGGAATAGAATACCTTAATTCACGGGATGATATTGATGTTATTATTGTAAGCCGTGGTGGTGGGTCTATTGAGGAACTCTGGTCTTTTAATGAAGAAGTTGTTGCCAGGGCTATATATAATTCCAGGATTCCGGTAATAAGTGGAGTCGGACATGAAACAGATTTTACTATAGCCGATTTTGTGGCTGATCTCAGAGCACCTACTCCATCTGCTGCTGCAGAGCTGGCTATATCTAACCGGATTGAACTGGAAAAACACCTTGTCAATCTTTATACCAGATTATATAATTCGGTCAGTTATCAAATAAAAAGTTACCGGGATAGATTGAATTCACTCTCTTTAAAAAAAGTTCTGACCAGGCCAGAAGAATTATTTATTCAAAAAATACAATATGTTGATGAATTATCAAGACGGCTGGATTGGGCCATGGAAGGCCGGTTGAAAGATGCCCGTGAAAAATTCAGGGTTTTAAGTGGTAAGCTGGATAGTCTCAGCCCCCTGAAGACTATTGAGAGGGGATATAGTATAACCCTGAAGGGGAGTGAACCCATTAATAGTATCACTCAGGTTGATATAGGTGATGTAATCAGGAGTCGCCTTAGTGATGGAATTATATTGAGTCAGGTAAAGAGGACCATGAAAGAAGGTGAACAGGATGGCTGA